Proteins encoded in a region of the Burkholderia ubonensis subsp. mesacidophila genome:
- a CDS encoding S10 family peptidase — translation MPASKAKLLLGAVLASLILAACNGDDVTSASSSASADSSADTASTADKPYNDPNRYSSDPGASITASAALERAAVTHHQITLNGKTIRYTATTGHLTARNPQTGAPEASFFYVAYTADNQPAAQRPVTFFYNGGPGSASVWLHLGSFGPRRVQTGDPNANTSSFPFVDNAESLLDTTDLVFVDAIGTGFSEAVAPNTNQSFWGVDEDAGAFRDFVTRYLAVNQRGSSPKYLFGESYGTPRTDVLANLLESAGVNLTGIVLQSSILDYNSNCDMASNNIGSSNNGSSPVSCAGFVPSYGQVGAYYQLDNPNPSSMPQYADQMRLLTAGTYVPAVNAYLANHTAPPGSLITTMANATGAKAPMWRADFNVVPTSYDNSYQLSLIPGTLIGRYDARVNVPVSSPLASEGDPSSTFITKPFTDTIGRYLPNELKYTAQSAYSVSSNAIQTWDWSHDGLAMPDTIPDLAAALTLNPALKVLSLNGYHDIATPFYQTELDLARLGSQPNLTIKDYQGGHMVYLDDTSRPQEKADLVTFYNAIAH, via the coding sequence ATGCCAGCGAGCAAAGCGAAGTTGTTATTGGGTGCAGTTCTCGCTTCGCTGATCCTGGCGGCGTGCAATGGAGACGACGTGACGTCGGCCTCCAGCTCCGCAAGCGCCGACAGCTCAGCCGATACCGCTTCCACGGCGGACAAGCCTTACAACGATCCCAACCGCTATTCGTCAGACCCGGGCGCGTCGATCACCGCGTCGGCCGCGCTCGAACGCGCCGCCGTCACGCATCACCAGATCACGCTGAACGGCAAGACGATCCGCTACACGGCCACCACCGGCCACCTGACCGCGCGCAATCCGCAGACGGGCGCGCCCGAGGCGTCGTTCTTCTACGTCGCGTATACGGCCGACAACCAGCCGGCGGCGCAGCGGCCGGTCACGTTCTTCTATAACGGCGGGCCGGGTTCCGCATCGGTGTGGCTGCATCTCGGCTCGTTCGGCCCGCGGCGCGTCCAGACCGGCGACCCGAACGCGAACACGTCGTCGTTCCCGTTCGTCGACAACGCGGAGAGCCTGCTCGACACGACCGACCTCGTGTTCGTCGACGCGATCGGCACCGGCTTCTCGGAAGCGGTTGCGCCGAACACGAACCAGTCGTTCTGGGGCGTCGACGAGGACGCGGGCGCATTCCGCGACTTCGTGACCCGCTACCTGGCGGTGAACCAGCGCGGCAGCTCGCCGAAATATCTGTTCGGCGAATCGTACGGGACGCCGCGCACCGACGTGCTCGCGAACCTGCTCGAAAGCGCCGGCGTGAATCTCACGGGCATCGTGCTGCAGTCGTCGATCCTCGACTACAACAGCAACTGCGACATGGCGAGCAACAACATCGGCAGCTCGAACAACGGTTCGAGCCCGGTGAGCTGCGCGGGCTTCGTGCCGAGCTACGGCCAGGTCGGCGCGTACTACCAGCTCGACAATCCGAACCCGTCCAGCATGCCGCAGTACGCGGACCAGATGCGTCTGCTGACGGCGGGCACCTACGTGCCGGCAGTGAACGCCTACCTCGCGAACCATACGGCGCCCCCGGGCAGCCTCATCACGACGATGGCGAATGCCACCGGCGCGAAGGCGCCGATGTGGCGCGCCGATTTCAACGTGGTCCCGACCTCGTATGACAACAGCTACCAGCTGTCGCTGATCCCGGGCACGCTGATCGGCCGCTATGACGCACGCGTGAACGTACCGGTGTCGAGCCCGCTCGCGTCGGAAGGCGATCCGTCGAGCACGTTCATCACGAAGCCGTTCACCGACACGATCGGCCGCTATCTGCCGAACGAGCTGAAGTACACGGCGCAATCGGCCTATTCTGTAAGCAGCAATGCGATCCAGACGTGGGACTGGAGCCACGACGGCCTCGCGATGCCCGACACGATCCCCGACCTTGCCGCGGCGCTGACGCTGAATCCGGCGCTGAAGGTGCTGTCGCTGAACGGGTACCACGACATCGCGACGCCGTTCTACCAGACGGAGCTCGATCTCGCGCGGCTCGGGTCGCAGCCGAACCTGACGATCAAGGACTATCAGGGTGGACACATGGTCTATCTCGACGATACGTCGCGTCCGCAGGAGAAGGCCGACCTCGTGACCTTCTACAACGCGATCGCGCATTGA
- a CDS encoding EF-hand domain-containing protein codes for MKKRFIVIAAALACGSLVTSLCAFAQASDAAAPVRSRQAQLGDPYVPPAARKPTAGTQTTGAALHAQVVAKLARQFRAADTQNTGSVTEAQARAAGLGYVANHFRQIDSTGSGRVSFSDVQRYMQTRDASQQ; via the coding sequence ATGAAGAAGCGATTTATCGTCATCGCCGCGGCGCTCGCCTGCGGCAGTCTCGTCACCTCGCTCTGCGCGTTCGCGCAGGCGAGCGACGCCGCCGCACCCGTGCGGTCCCGCCAGGCGCAGCTCGGCGATCCGTACGTGCCGCCGGCCGCGCGCAAGCCGACCGCGGGCACGCAGACGACCGGCGCCGCGCTGCACGCGCAGGTGGTGGCCAAGCTCGCCCGGCAGTTCCGCGCGGCCGACACGCAGAACACCGGCTCGGTGACCGAAGCGCAGGCGCGCGCGGCCGGACTCGGCTACGTCGCGAACCACTTCCGGCAGATCGACTCGACCGGCAGCGGGCGCGTGTCGTTCAGCGACGTGCAGCGCTACATGCAGACGCGCGACGCGAGCCAGCAGTAA
- a CDS encoding IclR family transcriptional regulator: protein MTKMPVPFALDIRRPAPDGAPPLTDSIGATSTPLDLAAQQAGTQTLLRGLAILEAIANGARDMRAIGAALGTTRSTTHRLVSSLVQARYLRQVQGGYLLGPKLIELGTIALEQMPLTAVARPHLEALAEATLDTIHLGVRDGDDVLYIDKIPGTRGLEMRSRVGHRMPLASTGIGKAMMLDLEPDTWRALFEAARRALAGVNFKPDRHPDASAFLQRMAYYAAGGYTFDLEENEASIRCVAAPIRDASGAIVAAVSVASTIPYMPHDRMDELIPLVQREARAISAELGWSPPQGTRRIKR, encoded by the coding sequence ATGACCAAGATGCCCGTACCCTTTGCCCTCGACATCCGCCGTCCGGCGCCGGACGGCGCGCCGCCGCTCACCGACAGCATCGGCGCGACCAGCACGCCGCTCGATCTGGCCGCGCAGCAGGCCGGCACGCAGACGCTCCTGCGCGGCCTCGCGATCCTCGAGGCGATCGCGAACGGCGCGCGCGACATGCGCGCGATCGGCGCGGCGCTCGGCACGACGCGCAGCACCACGCATCGTCTCGTCAGCAGCCTCGTGCAGGCGCGCTACCTGCGCCAGGTGCAGGGTGGCTACCTGCTCGGCCCGAAGCTGATCGAGCTTGGCACGATCGCGCTCGAGCAGATGCCGCTGACCGCGGTCGCGCGGCCGCATCTGGAGGCGCTCGCCGAAGCGACGCTCGACACGATCCACCTCGGCGTGCGCGACGGCGACGACGTGCTCTACATCGACAAGATTCCCGGCACGCGCGGGCTCGAGATGCGCTCGCGCGTCGGCCACCGGATGCCGCTCGCGTCGACCGGCATCGGCAAGGCGATGATGCTCGACCTCGAGCCCGACACGTGGCGCGCGCTGTTCGAAGCCGCGCGGCGCGCGCTCGCCGGCGTGAATTTCAAGCCGGACCGCCACCCCGACGCAAGCGCGTTCCTGCAGCGCATGGCGTATTACGCGGCGGGCGGCTACACGTTCGATCTGGAGGAAAACGAAGCGTCGATCCGCTGCGTCGCCGCGCCGATCCGCGATGCGTCCGGCGCGATCGTCGCGGCGGTGTCGGTCGCGAGCACGATTCCGTACATGCCGCACGACCGGATGGACGAACTGATTCCGCTCGTGCAGCGCGAAGCGCGAGCCATTTCCGCGGAGCTGGGCTGGAGCCCGCCGCAGGGTACCCGCAGGATCAAACGATGA
- a CDS encoding 2-dehydro-3-deoxygalactonokinase, translated as MTNPTRIAPETFTAAPSLIALDWGTTSLRAYLYDAHGALLATRSRAAGVMHVPAGGARAFDAAFEDACGDWLDRAPGVPVLAAGMVGSAQGWREAPYVEAPAGADALVAGIVTIESARGATVSIVPGVIATGELPDVMRGEETQIVGVLTDGSSFESDHSGVLIGLPGTHAKWAWVKDGLIERFQTFMTGELFGALRDHTILGRTMRSPEEPDRAAFLRGVSVARGAQRAGLLATIFSTRTLGLTGRLAPQAQGDYLSGLLIGHELNALDAMLAERGVALANQPLLLIGDDALCARYAAALQAFGCPHARVVANATERGLWRIASRAGLVRADGAPVSADL; from the coding sequence ATGACGAACCCGACCCGGATCGCTCCGGAAACCTTCACTGCCGCCCCGTCGCTGATCGCGCTCGACTGGGGCACGACGTCGCTGCGTGCGTACCTGTATGACGCGCACGGCGCGCTGCTCGCGACGCGAAGCCGCGCGGCGGGCGTGATGCACGTGCCGGCCGGCGGTGCGCGCGCGTTCGACGCCGCGTTCGAGGACGCGTGCGGCGACTGGCTCGACCGCGCGCCCGGCGTGCCGGTGCTTGCCGCCGGCATGGTCGGCAGCGCGCAGGGCTGGCGCGAGGCGCCTTACGTCGAAGCGCCGGCGGGCGCCGACGCGCTGGTCGCCGGCATCGTCACGATCGAAAGCGCGCGCGGCGCGACGGTGTCGATCGTGCCGGGCGTGATCGCGACGGGCGAACTGCCCGACGTGATGCGCGGCGAAGAAACGCAGATCGTCGGCGTGCTCACTGACGGTTCTTCGTTTGAATCAGATCATTCAGGGGTACTGATCGGCCTGCCGGGCACGCATGCGAAATGGGCGTGGGTGAAGGACGGGCTCATCGAGCGCTTCCAGACCTTCATGACGGGCGAGCTGTTTGGCGCGCTGCGCGATCACACGATCCTCGGCCGCACGATGCGCTCGCCCGAGGAACCCGATCGCGCGGCATTCCTGCGCGGCGTGTCGGTCGCGCGCGGCGCGCAGCGGGCCGGCTTGCTCGCGACGATTTTCAGCACGCGCACGCTGGGCCTCACCGGTCGTCTCGCGCCGCAAGCGCAGGGCGACTACCTGTCCGGCCTGCTGATCGGCCACGAACTGAATGCGCTCGACGCGATGCTCGCGGAACGCGGCGTCGCGCTCGCGAACCAGCCGCTGCTGCTGATCGGCGACGACGCGCTGTGCGCGCGCTACGCGGCCGCGCTGCAGGCGTTCGGCTGCCCGCATGCGCGGGTCGTCGCCAACGCGACCGAGCGCGGGCTGTGGCGGATCGCGTCGCGCGCCGGGCTCGTGCGCGCGGACGGCGCGCCGGTCAGCGCCGATCTATGA
- a CDS encoding 2-dehydro-3-deoxy-6-phosphogalactonate aldolase has product MSSELTLPAPYAPHPALMRAFAACPLIAILRGIAPDDAPAHGHALYEAGFRIVEVPLNSPEPFDSMTALRRALPDDAIVGAGTVLRPEYVDRVRDAGGALIVMPHSDGAVIRRARELGLASAPGVATPTEAFAALANGADVLKMFPAEQLGVTIVKAWRAVIDRAVPLVPVGGVTPDNMQPFLAAGANGFGLGSALYRPGQSADTTAANARAFQAGLRAARGGAA; this is encoded by the coding sequence ATGTCGTCCGAACTCACGCTGCCCGCGCCGTATGCGCCGCATCCCGCGCTGATGCGGGCGTTCGCCGCGTGCCCGCTGATCGCGATCCTGCGCGGCATCGCGCCCGACGACGCGCCGGCGCACGGTCACGCGCTCTATGAAGCGGGTTTCCGGATCGTCGAAGTGCCGCTCAACTCGCCCGAGCCGTTCGACAGCATGACGGCGCTGCGCCGCGCGCTGCCCGACGACGCGATCGTCGGCGCCGGCACCGTGCTGCGGCCCGAGTACGTCGACCGCGTGCGGGATGCGGGCGGCGCGCTGATCGTGATGCCGCACAGCGACGGCGCGGTGATCCGCCGCGCGCGGGAGCTGGGCCTCGCGAGCGCGCCCGGCGTCGCGACGCCGACCGAGGCGTTCGCCGCGCTCGCGAACGGCGCGGACGTGCTGAAGATGTTCCCGGCCGAGCAGCTCGGCGTGACGATCGTGAAGGCGTGGCGCGCGGTGATCGATCGCGCGGTGCCGCTGGTGCCGGTCGGCGGCGTCACGCCCGACAACATGCAGCCGTTCCTCGCGGCCGGCGCGAACGGCTTCGGCCTCGGCTCCGCGCTGTACCGGCCCGGCCAGTCCGCCGACACGACCGCGGCCAACGCGCGCGCGTTCCAGGCCGGGCTGCGCGCCGCGCGCGGCGGAGCCGCGTGA
- a CDS encoding SDR family oxidoreductase: MGRLACKVAMVTGAGRGIGAAIAHAFAREGAAVALVDVDLPQARTAADAIAREIDGAQVLPLHADVTHPDAVRDALAQAEATLGPLDVLVNNAGVNVFCDPLTMTDDDWRRCFAVDLDGVWHGCRAALPGMVARGRGSIVNIASTHAFRIIPGCFPYPVAKHGVLGLTRALGIEYAARNVRVNAIAPGYVDTQLTRDWWSAQPDPAAARADTLALQPMKRIGRPEEVAMTAVFLASDEAPFINATCITVDGGRAALYHD, translated from the coding sequence ATGGGTCGCCTCGCGTGCAAGGTCGCGATGGTGACGGGCGCGGGCCGCGGCATCGGCGCAGCGATCGCGCATGCGTTCGCGCGCGAAGGCGCGGCGGTTGCGCTCGTCGACGTCGATCTTCCGCAGGCGCGCACGGCCGCGGACGCGATCGCACGCGAGATCGACGGTGCGCAGGTGCTGCCGCTGCACGCGGACGTCACGCACCCGGACGCGGTGCGCGACGCGCTCGCGCAGGCCGAAGCGACGCTCGGGCCGCTCGACGTGCTCGTCAACAACGCGGGCGTCAACGTGTTCTGCGATCCGCTGACGATGACCGACGACGACTGGCGCCGCTGCTTCGCGGTCGATCTCGACGGCGTGTGGCACGGCTGCCGCGCGGCGTTGCCGGGCATGGTGGCGCGCGGGCGCGGCAGCATCGTGAACATCGCGTCGACGCATGCGTTCCGGATCATTCCGGGCTGCTTTCCGTACCCGGTCGCGAAGCACGGGGTGCTCGGCCTCACGCGCGCGCTCGGCATCGAATACGCGGCGCGCAACGTGCGCGTGAACGCGATCGCGCCGGGCTATGTCGACACGCAGCTCACGCGCGACTGGTGGAGCGCGCAGCCGGACCCGGCTGCAGCGCGAGCCGACACGCTCGCGCTGCAGCCGATGAAGCGGATCGGCCGGCCGGAGGAAGTCGCGATGACGGCCGTCTTCCTCGCGTCG